One genomic region from Kamptonema formosum PCC 6407 encodes:
- a CDS encoding iron uptake porin, with product MLKILCNTVLFSPVTMCAVLAICGSAIADEKAYFSQTIPNQIADPLAQPSASSEPMDQVTSVSQLSDVQPTDWAFQALQSLVERYGCIAGYPDGTYRGNRALTRYEFAAGLNACLDQVTRLIGSSTANLVTKEDLATLQKLQEEFAAELATLRGKIDTLEARTSELEANQFSTTTKLIGEVIFAVTDVLVGDGEKVSLPLSPLNPFTGAPRERFREFTTDDQSTVFANRVRLELLTSFTGQDQLKIRLTAGNSAHPGRRAPDNIRGFEYGPNPVTAYQSGGDQADVARTNEGQQTFQDISTLSANNTFGLTGLSYEFPITSRLQAVIMAKDGEHMEYVPTTFSLFDDGNGGTRSLSILGQRNPIYSLGGLGAGAGLTYEFSEKLSLSVGYLAGTAENPTQGNGLFDGRNSVLAQLTFNPTPNLSLGLIYNKNYQVGSPLFNNDVGTSLANSPIFLTDKYATNSYGLSALWQVNRRFAIGGWFSYTDVKSFGGTLAPGTPFETRFSSSNADIFSYGITLAFPDLGKEGNLGGIVIGVPPYVTSAKTPSPFDEPQSVPGNRAGYDTKDLVRRIPDRTTPFHIEAFYVYRLTDNILLTPGLIWLTAPNQSNKNPDVVIGTLRATFLF from the coding sequence ATGTTAAAAATTTTGTGCAATACTGTGCTATTCAGCCCAGTAACAATGTGTGCTGTCCTAGCAATTTGTGGGAGCGCGATCGCCGACGAAAAAGCATATTTCAGCCAAACTATACCCAATCAAATTGCCGATCCATTAGCACAGCCTAGCGCCAGTTCCGAGCCAATGGATCAAGTTACATCAGTCTCCCAACTATCCGACGTACAACCCACAGATTGGGCATTTCAAGCATTACAATCATTAGTAGAACGCTACGGCTGCATTGCAGGATACCCCGACGGAACCTATCGCGGCAATCGCGCTCTAACCCGTTACGAATTCGCCGCCGGATTAAACGCTTGCTTAGACCAAGTTACCCGCTTAATTGGCAGTAGCACAGCTAATTTAGTCACCAAAGAAGACCTAGCTACCCTCCAAAAATTACAAGAAGAATTCGCCGCCGAACTTGCCACCTTACGCGGCAAAATTGACACCCTAGAAGCTAGAACTTCCGAACTCGAAGCCAACCAATTTTCAACCACCACAAAATTGATAGGAGAAGTAATTTTTGCCGTCACAGACGTATTAGTTGGCGATGGCGAAAAAGTCAGCCTGCCCTTATCACCCCTCAACCCATTTACCGGCGCACCAAGAGAAAGATTTAGAGAGTTTACTACCGACGATCAAAGCACCGTTTTTGCTAACAGAGTCCGGCTAGAATTACTAACCAGTTTTACCGGACAAGATCAGTTAAAAATTCGCCTGACAGCGGGTAATTCAGCACACCCTGGCCGACGCGCACCTGACAATATTCGAGGCTTTGAATATGGGCCAAACCCAGTTACAGCTTATCAATCTGGCGGCGATCAAGCTGATGTAGCCAGAACAAATGAAGGTCAACAAACCTTTCAAGATATCAGCACATTATCTGCCAATAATACCTTTGGATTAACAGGATTAAGTTACGAGTTTCCCATTACTTCTCGCTTGCAAGCCGTGATTATGGCAAAAGATGGCGAACACATGGAATATGTGCCGACAACATTCAGCCTATTTGATGATGGCAATGGCGGAACTCGTTCTCTATCTATTCTCGGTCAACGCAACCCAATTTATAGCCTGGGCGGATTAGGTGCTGGCGCTGGATTGACTTATGAATTTAGCGAAAAATTGAGTCTCAGCGTTGGATATTTAGCTGGAACTGCGGAAAATCCCACTCAAGGAAATGGCTTATTTGACGGGAGAAATTCCGTTCTCGCTCAGTTAACATTTAACCCCACCCCTAACCTATCTTTGGGCTTAATTTACAACAAAAATTATCAAGTAGGCAGTCCTCTATTTAACAATGATGTCGGGACTTCATTAGCCAATAGTCCAATTTTCTTGACCGATAAATATGCCACAAATTCCTATGGTTTATCGGCCTTGTGGCAAGTTAATCGTAGATTTGCGATCGGCGGCTGGTTTAGCTATACTGATGTTAAAAGTTTTGGAGGAACATTAGCCCCTGGTACGCCCTTTGAAACTCGTTTTAGCAGCAGCAATGCTGATATTTTTAGCTACGGTATCACCTTAGCTTTTCCTGACCTGGGAAAAGAGGGAAATTTAGGAGGGATTGTGATTGGTGTACCTCCTTATGTAACTAGCGCCAAAACCCCTTCTCCCTTCGATGAACCTCAAAGCGTACCGGGAAATCGGGCTGGTTATGACACTAAAGATTTAGTCAGGCGAATTCCCGATCGCACTACTCCTTTTCACATTGAAGCTTTCTACGTTTATCGCCTCACGGATAATATCTTACTCACTCCTGGTTTGATTTGGTTAACGGCTCCTAATCAAAGTAACAAAAATCCTGATGTTGTGATTGGAACCTTGAGAGCTACATTCCTTTTTTAA
- a CDS encoding type 2 lanthipeptide synthetase LanM family protein — protein sequence MDRQAFQGESWYRAIALRERIASLGAGCKDEFDRELADRRWRRWRSQYPLTKDTFFDKKLALEGITEAEFRYLLGEPVSTLAKRHGKPLSWLEELDRAFTMGDRAEAEGFTIAIAPLVAQGKNRLHQGIAALVKDRKTSSLPFDRTTIESILLAFLPDRFFWMLNPTMALELNAQRLQGLLAGETPQQRFESFLQRLEDPESAIAILQEYPVLAQQLVICINIWVDLSLEFLQRLCDDWETIISHFAHKIELGVLAQVKAGAGDAHNGGRSVAIVTFSSGWQIAYKPKPLAVDAHFQEILTWLNTKSELKFRTLQILDRGSYGWVEFAHTSSCETPAAVERFYQRLGGLLALLHAIQGTDFHAENLIAAGEHPVLIDLESLFHPHPVAPNSPNSVLPARREMGKSVLRVGLLPQPQAIAAEAVDVSAIGGNPERLGRGRKIGLKASNTDEAKVSRQAIALGENQNQPRLQGELVNALAYQEAIATGFTATYRLIVKHREEFSNFLDRFATDEVRVFLRETRSYGLLLQESFHPNLLRDALDRDRLFDKLWVEVPALPYLERVIPAEKAALWQGDIPKLTTYPNSRHLWASNGECFRDFFDESGLELVQQRLQAMNEADLERQLWFIRTSLTTLGMVVEPGKSLSYAMPKVAAADDRAAELACLQAASAIGDRLEFLAVRAGDLAGWIGPVFTGTRHWAVSPLGWDLWDGIPGVALFLAYLGAVTKQDRYRELAQAGMRSVLHQVEYEGRLISSIGAFNGWAGLIYTLTHLGSLWQQPEMLYMAVEWMESLPALISKDEQLDIIGGAAGCIGALASLHCCVGGDRIKTVALLCGDRILEKAEKMPQGVGWRTIPGCQPLTGFSHGAAGIAWALLELAALTGAERFHSAALGAIAYERSLFSEKVKNWPDLRFERDRTQFFSLGWSHGAPGIGFGRLHSLRHFQDGEILAEIDAARETAIARGFGNNHSLCNGDLGNLEFLNCDRQILNTSGRSEINNIALNAIESIAQYGWICDVPQRVENLGLMTGIAGIGYGFLRLAAPNIVPSVLAIAPPLMNQQQLTVNS from the coding sequence ATGGATAGACAAGCATTTCAAGGGGAGAGTTGGTATCGGGCGATCGCGCTGAGGGAAAGGATTGCGTCTTTGGGCGCTGGCTGCAAAGATGAGTTTGATCGGGAGTTAGCCGATCGCCGATGGCGGCGGTGGCGATCGCAATACCCCTTGACAAAAGATACTTTTTTTGATAAGAAACTGGCTTTGGAGGGAATTACTGAGGCAGAATTTCGGTATCTGTTGGGAGAACCAGTCTCAACACTAGCTAAGCGACATGGAAAGCCTCTAAGTTGGTTGGAAGAACTAGATCGGGCTTTTACGATGGGCGATCGCGCGGAGGCAGAAGGTTTTACGATCGCGATCGCGCCCCTGGTTGCCCAAGGTAAAAACCGCTTGCACCAAGGAATTGCCGCCTTAGTAAAGGATAGAAAAACATCGTCCCTACCCTTCGATCGCACTACCATCGAATCAATTTTGTTAGCATTTTTACCCGATCGCTTCTTCTGGATGCTGAACCCAACAATGGCACTAGAGCTAAATGCCCAGCGATTGCAAGGCTTACTGGCAGGGGAAACTCCTCAACAGCGCTTTGAGAGCTTCTTACAGCGGTTAGAAGATCCCGAAAGTGCGATCGCGATCCTGCAAGAATACCCAGTATTAGCGCAACAATTGGTCATTTGTATAAATATCTGGGTCGATCTCAGTTTAGAATTCCTCCAGCGCCTCTGCGATGACTGGGAAACAATTATCTCTCACTTTGCTCACAAAATCGAGCTAGGAGTTCTAGCACAAGTCAAAGCGGGTGCGGGTGACGCTCACAACGGCGGCCGTAGCGTTGCGATCGTCACATTTAGCTCTGGCTGGCAAATCGCCTATAAGCCCAAACCCCTGGCTGTAGACGCTCACTTTCAAGAAATTCTCACATGGCTTAATACCAAAAGTGAGCTAAAGTTTCGCACTTTGCAAATCCTCGATCGCGGCAGTTACGGATGGGTAGAATTCGCCCATACCAGCAGTTGCGAAACTCCCGCCGCCGTCGAACGCTTTTACCAGCGCCTCGGCGGGTTACTAGCGCTACTGCACGCCATCCAAGGCACTGATTTCCATGCCGAAAACCTGATCGCAGCCGGGGAACACCCCGTGTTAATTGACTTAGAATCCCTATTTCACCCCCATCCAGTTGCCCCAAACTCGCCAAATTCTGTTCTCCCCGCCCGTCGAGAAATGGGCAAATCCGTACTGCGCGTGGGTTTGCTGCCACAACCCCAGGCGATCGCAGCAGAGGCGGTGGATGTGAGCGCGATCGGTGGCAATCCCGAAAGGTTGGGAAGGGGGCGGAAAATTGGATTGAAAGCCTCAAACACTGATGAAGCAAAGGTTTCTCGGCAAGCGATCGCGCTCGGAGAGAATCAAAATCAACCGCGCTTGCAGGGGGAGTTGGTGAATGCGTTGGCATATCAGGAGGCGATCGCAACGGGATTTACTGCGACTTATCGGCTAATCGTCAAGCATAGAGAGGAATTTAGCAATTTTTTAGATCGCTTTGCGACAGACGAAGTGCGCGTTTTCCTGCGGGAAACCCGGAGTTACGGGTTGTTGCTGCAAGAAAGCTTTCACCCAAATTTGTTGCGGGATGCTCTCGATCGCGATCGCCTTTTCGATAAACTTTGGGTAGAAGTCCCCGCGCTGCCATACCTAGAGCGCGTTATCCCGGCTGAGAAAGCGGCTTTGTGGCAAGGTGATATTCCCAAACTCACAACGTATCCCAACTCGCGCCATCTGTGGGCGAGTAACGGCGAATGTTTTCGCGATTTTTTTGACGAGTCGGGGCTAGAGTTGGTGCAGCAGCGCCTACAAGCCATGAATGAAGCCGATTTAGAGCGCCAGCTATGGTTTATTCGCACTTCTCTCACAACGTTAGGCATGGTGGTGGAACCGGGGAAGTCACTTAGTTACGCGATGCCAAAGGTGGCAGCAGCAGACGATCGGGCGGCTGAGTTGGCGTGCCTGCAAGCAGCAAGTGCGATCGGCGACAGATTGGAGTTTTTAGCCGTGCGTGCAGGCGATTTGGCGGGCTGGATTGGGCCAGTTTTTACGGGTACTCGCCACTGGGCAGTTAGCCCTTTGGGGTGGGATTTGTGGGATGGGATTCCCGGTGTAGCGTTGTTTCTGGCTTATTTGGGTGCGGTGACAAAACAGGATCGCTATCGGGAATTAGCCCAGGCAGGGATGCGATCGGTACTGCACCAAGTCGAATATGAGGGCAGGCTGATTTCATCAATTGGCGCTTTTAACGGCTGGGCGGGGTTGATTTATACTTTGACTCACTTGGGTAGTTTGTGGCAGCAGCCAGAGATGTTATACATGGCTGTTGAATGGATGGAAAGCTTGCCAGCATTGATTTCTAAGGATGAGCAATTAGATATTATTGGCGGCGCGGCGGGGTGTATTGGGGCTTTGGCGAGTCTGCATTGCTGTGTTGGGGGCGATCGCATTAAAACAGTGGCGCTTCTGTGTGGCGATCGCATCCTCGAAAAAGCTGAAAAAATGCCCCAGGGAGTCGGTTGGCGGACAATTCCCGGATGTCAACCGCTGACAGGATTTTCTCACGGTGCGGCGGGTATTGCTTGGGCGCTGTTGGAGTTGGCAGCGCTGACAGGTGCGGAACGTTTTCACTCAGCGGCGCTGGGTGCGATCGCTTACGAGCGTAGTTTGTTTTCAGAAAAGGTAAAAAACTGGCCTGATTTGCGATTTGAGCGCGATCGCACTCAATTTTTCAGCTTGGGATGGAGTCACGGCGCACCCGGTATCGGTTTTGGGCGATTGCATTCACTCCGCCATTTTCAGGATGGGGAAATTTTGGCTGAGATCGATGCGGCGCGGGAGACTGCGATCGCGCGCGGTTTTGGTAACAATCATTCTCTGTGCAATGGCGATCTCGGCAATCTGGAATTCCTGAATTGCGATCGGCAAATATTGAATACTTCCGGGCGATCGGAAATCAATAATATTGCTCTTAATGCGATTGAAAGTATTGCCCAATACGGTTGGATTTGCGACGTACCGCAGCGAGTAGAAAATCTAGGTTTGATGACAGGAATTGCTGGCATTGGCTACGGATTTCTGAGATTAGCCGCCCCCAATATTGTGCCTTCTGTACTCGCGATCGCACCGCCATTAATGAACCAACAACAGTTAACAGTTAACAGTTAA
- a CDS encoding peptidase domain-containing ABC transporter, translating into MKYPVILQHSEEDCGAACLAAIAKYYGRIFTLSKTREVSGTGALGTTLLNLKQGAKTLGFNARGVKASLEIIDKKVVPLPGIIHWKGSHWVILYGRKGSNYVIADPGFGIRYLSRKELQLSWQNGVMLLLEPHPEFLAQIDDRDRVSTFHRFLLRVWNYRHILAEALLLNLVSALLALASPFLLQILTDDVLVRGDNKLLNAVVIAVLIMNLINSSLKFVQLNLVAHFSQRLQLDLILEFCRTILGLPMAYYECHRSGEIASRLRDIEQINQIISQAIILLPSQFFVAAMSLSLMLAYSPKLLAVALVIGLLMTISTLILLPKLKQNISSLLIVAAENTALLVETFKGAIVLKAKNAAPQFWEEFQVRYGRQANITFNMNQVAIVNNTFSGFFSLAGEITLLWFGSNLVFSQELSIGQLLALSTMNRNFLTFIASVIGFVNQLTFTRSAIDRVVEVIDSTPEIQDKNTKPSVKIPSNADIICSNLNFHHSGRNELLENFSLALPGGQVIALIGKSGCGKSTLAKIIAGLYQPQSGNIRIGNYNLLDLSLDCIREQIVIIPQESHFWTRPIIDNLRLGNPGVGFEQIVKACQIARADEFISKLPSKYQTILGELGANLSGGQRQRLAIALGIVTDPPLLILDESTANLDPISEAEVLDGLLSYRQGKTTILISHRPRVINRANWIIFMENGQVKIEGVVADLVSKSGGHLDFLTP; encoded by the coding sequence ATGAAATACCCAGTTATCTTACAGCATAGCGAAGAAGATTGTGGCGCAGCTTGCCTAGCAGCCATTGCCAAATATTACGGTCGAATTTTCACCCTCAGTAAAACCCGCGAAGTCTCCGGTACTGGCGCTTTAGGAACCACATTACTCAATCTCAAACAAGGCGCTAAAACCCTTGGATTCAATGCCAGAGGCGTAAAAGCTTCCTTAGAAATAATCGATAAAAAAGTCGTCCCGTTACCAGGAATCATTCACTGGAAAGGCTCTCACTGGGTGATTTTATACGGCCGCAAAGGCAGCAATTACGTCATCGCCGATCCTGGTTTTGGCATCCGCTATTTATCCAGAAAAGAACTGCAATTAAGTTGGCAAAATGGCGTGATGTTACTGCTAGAACCGCACCCCGAATTTCTAGCACAAATTGACGATCGCGATCGCGTTAGCACCTTCCACCGTTTCTTACTGCGAGTCTGGAATTATCGCCACATTCTCGCTGAAGCACTCTTACTTAATCTCGTCTCAGCCTTACTTGCTCTCGCCTCTCCATTCTTACTACAAATTCTCACCGATGACGTGCTAGTAAGAGGAGATAATAAGTTACTCAATGCTGTAGTTATTGCTGTTTTAATAATGAACTTAATTAACAGCAGTTTAAAATTCGTACAACTAAACTTAGTTGCTCATTTTTCCCAGCGGTTGCAGTTAGATTTAATCTTAGAATTTTGCCGAACTATCTTAGGTTTGCCAATGGCTTACTACGAATGTCACCGCAGCGGTGAAATTGCCAGTCGCTTGCGAGATATTGAACAAATTAATCAAATTATTTCTCAAGCTATTATCTTACTTCCCAGTCAATTTTTCGTAGCTGCTATGTCCCTGAGTTTAATGTTAGCCTACAGCCCCAAGTTACTAGCAGTTGCTTTAGTGATTGGCTTATTAATGACAATTTCAACTCTAATTTTACTACCTAAACTTAAACAAAATATCAGCAGTTTATTAATTGTCGCTGCCGAAAATACAGCCTTGCTAGTGGAAACTTTTAAAGGTGCAATTGTCTTGAAAGCTAAAAATGCTGCACCTCAATTTTGGGAGGAATTTCAAGTGCGCTATGGGAGACAAGCCAATATTACTTTTAATATGAATCAAGTGGCAATTGTAAATAACACTTTTTCGGGCTTTTTCTCCTTAGCTGGTGAGATAACTTTACTGTGGTTTGGCAGCAATTTAGTCTTCAGTCAAGAATTGAGTATTGGGCAATTGTTGGCTTTGAGTACCATGAATAGAAACTTCCTCACTTTCATTGCCAGTGTCATTGGTTTTGTCAATCAATTAACCTTCACGCGATCGGCGATCGATCGCGTAGTTGAAGTCATTGACTCAACTCCTGAAATTCAAGATAAAAATACCAAACCATCGGTAAAAATTCCTAGTAATGCTGACATTATTTGCAGCAATCTCAACTTTCATCATTCTGGCAGAAATGAACTCTTAGAAAACTTTTCCCTGGCTCTTCCCGGCGGTCAAGTTATTGCCTTAATTGGCAAGTCTGGTTGTGGAAAAAGTACCTTAGCCAAAATTATTGCAGGTTTATATCAGCCTCAGTCTGGTAATATTCGCATTGGCAATTACAATTTATTAGACCTTTCTCTTGATTGTATCCGGGAACAAATTGTCATTATTCCCCAAGAGTCGCACTTTTGGACTCGCCCAATTATTGATAATCTACGATTGGGAAATCCTGGCGTGGGATTTGAGCAAATTGTCAAGGCGTGTCAAATTGCTAGGGCGGATGAATTTATTAGTAAACTTCCTAGTAAATATCAAACTATTTTAGGGGAATTAGGGGCAAATCTTTCGGGAGGTCAGCGACAAAGATTAGCGATCGCGCTAGGGATTGTTACTGACCCACCGCTCTTAATTTTAGACGAATCTACTGCCAATCTTGACCCCATAAGTGAAGCGGAAGTTCTCGATGGACTCCTATCTTACCGCCAAGGTAAAACTACGATTTTAATCAGTCATCGCCCTAGAGTGATTAATCGAGCTAACTGGATTATTTTCATGGAAAATGGACAGGTAAAAATCGAAGGAGTTGTCGCAGATTTAGTCTCTAAATCTGGAGGACATTTAGACTTTTTGACTCCTTAA
- a CDS encoding FAD/NAD(P)-binding protein, with protein MEITSVTPSQIDLAVVGAGPHALTLVTHLLQKCQKKRGKFWVFDPSGRWLTQWQRQFAALEIPHLRSPAVHHPDPNPFELRRFAESRPNELFAPYDLPGSRLFEEFCGHVVERWELGDRVIKTKITRIEPLAGSFRLWFEDGESAIARRVAIATGGGKPQLPEWTNHIQTPYPPDKLCHSHQVDLRGLKLQGERILIVGGGLTSGHLAVGAIARNAQVILMSRRQLQEKLFDAEPGWLGPKYLKGFENEPDWEKKWEMIQQARNGGSMTPEIMLQLRRMSRDLSIEFHPECHIIEVKWDNNQWTVYCQDGNQLFVDRIWLATGTKLDVTAEPLLTEILATYPIKIVKGLPVLDEYLRWPRCELFIMGGLAALQVGPVGRNLAGARMASSRIVPALIKSRVAVSSF; from the coding sequence ATGGAAATCACCAGTGTTACGCCATCGCAAATCGATTTAGCGGTAGTCGGGGCGGGGCCTCACGCTTTAACCCTGGTTACTCATTTGCTGCAAAAATGCCAGAAGAAGCGGGGTAAATTTTGGGTTTTTGACCCCAGTGGTAGGTGGCTAACTCAGTGGCAGAGGCAGTTTGCGGCTTTGGAAATTCCACACTTGCGATCGCCTGCGGTTCACCATCCCGATCCCAATCCCTTTGAGTTGCGACGGTTTGCCGAATCTCGCCCTAACGAGTTGTTTGCGCCCTACGATTTGCCGGGAAGTCGGCTGTTTGAGGAATTTTGTGGCCATGTAGTTGAGAGATGGGAATTAGGCGATCGCGTCATCAAGACAAAAATAACTCGGATTGAACCGTTAGCAGGGAGTTTCCGGCTTTGGTTTGAGGATGGAGAAAGTGCAATTGCGCGTCGTGTGGCGATCGCCACAGGCGGCGGTAAACCCCAACTACCGGAGTGGACAAATCACATTCAAACACCGTATCCGCCAGACAAACTTTGCCATTCCCATCAAGTTGATTTGCGGGGATTAAAGTTACAGGGAGAAAGGATTTTAATCGTTGGAGGCGGTTTAACTAGCGGACATTTAGCAGTAGGCGCGATCGCGCGGAATGCCCAAGTAATATTAATGTCAAGACGACAGTTACAAGAAAAATTATTTGATGCCGAACCGGGTTGGTTAGGGCCAAAATATCTCAAAGGTTTTGAAAATGAACCCGACTGGGAAAAGAAATGGGAGATGATTCAACAAGCTCGCAACGGCGGCTCTATGACTCCTGAAATAATGCTACAATTACGTCGAATGTCGCGGGATTTGAGCATCGAATTTCACCCAGAATGTCACATTATTGAGGTAAAATGGGATAACAATCAATGGACTGTTTACTGTCAGGATGGAAACCAGCTATTCGTCGATCGCATTTGGTTAGCAACGGGAACAAAATTAGACGTAACAGCCGAACCATTGCTGACAGAAATTTTAGCAACTTATCCCATTAAAATAGTTAAAGGATTGCCCGTTTTAGACGAGTATTTGCGTTGGCCGAGATGCGAGTTATTTATCATGGGTGGTTTAGCCGCTTTGCAAGTAGGGCCTGTAGGTCGAAATCTTGCCGGTGCAAGGATGGCAAGTTCCCGCATTGTACCAGCATTAATTAAGTCTAGGGTTGCAGTTTCATCTTTTTAA
- a CDS encoding mersacidin/lichenicidin family type 2 lantibiotic produces the protein MLNEHIIRAWKDEDYLDSLSAEEKAQLPENPAGLIELTDEDMSSVSGGCTCGSTQCSMPWHHYSGVAEESSTLLA, from the coding sequence ATGTTGAACGAACACATCATCCGCGCTTGGAAAGATGAAGACTATCTGGATAGCTTGAGTGCTGAAGAAAAGGCACAACTGCCAGAAAATCCAGCCGGTTTGATCGAACTTACCGATGAAGATATGTCCTCTGTTTCTGGAGGTTGTACCTGCGGTAGCACCCAGTGCAGTATGCCTTGGCATCACTACTCTGGCGTGGCAGAAGAAAGCTCAACTCTGCTGGCATAA
- a CDS encoding TfuA-like protein, which translates to MQSFLPTAVFLGPSLRIDEAKKILHANYYPPVRRGDIYRIIPSGIETIILIDGVFHQERPVWQREILDAINAGIKVYGASGVGALRAAELHEFGMKGCGTIFEWYRDGIIDGDDEIWLTYGDDSHNFCPISEPLINIRYTLLNAVKNGCLTAEKSAELIEFAKQLYYPDRSYQQLLKSPVLQQLSPLDFAEIKTYLMTQQVDLKRLDAMQVLNWQSESSQKQEIISSQPQQLELPVPEILSKIVAMTGFIGSDRICTGRELLLAVKQDVNLLKEMQITLSKHCFIQEWVKQNSIVYPEDNLEFDLAEWEKVHEIVCDLKWLQSNGLTFCSYRKLMRDRLAIDWIINQGPEYFGIKGNLEQSIQEELLITNSNLSYLSQAELTALRYKISQRYFILEWATQNNIFPDRSLKTHLQKKEQESISANSFNNFNKIRSQTIAFEEWIVNQGPNYFGISWSFSNALCQELQITGKAAHLLENN; encoded by the coding sequence ATGCAGTCATTTCTACCCACTGCTGTATTCTTAGGCCCATCTCTCAGAATTGATGAAGCTAAAAAAATTCTCCACGCCAACTATTATCCTCCAGTTCGGAGGGGAGATATTTATCGAATTATCCCATCTGGCATTGAAACTATTATTTTAATTGATGGAGTATTTCATCAGGAAAGACCTGTTTGGCAACGCGAAATTTTGGACGCAATTAATGCCGGAATTAAGGTTTATGGTGCATCAGGGGTAGGAGCATTGAGAGCCGCAGAATTACATGAATTTGGCATGAAGGGTTGCGGCACAATTTTTGAATGGTATCGAGATGGAATTATTGATGGAGATGACGAAATTTGGCTAACTTATGGTGACGATTCCCATAACTTCTGCCCGATTTCAGAACCGCTAATTAATATCCGCTATACTTTACTTAATGCTGTTAAAAATGGCTGTTTAACAGCAGAAAAATCAGCAGAACTAATTGAGTTTGCCAAACAATTATATTATCCCGATCGTTCCTATCAGCAGCTTCTTAAAAGTCCAGTTTTACAACAGCTATCTCCCTTAGATTTTGCTGAGATCAAAACTTATCTAATGACACAACAAGTGGATCTAAAAAGGCTGGATGCTATGCAAGTGCTGAATTGGCAATCTGAATCTTCCCAGAAACAAGAGATTATCTCTAGTCAGCCGCAGCAATTAGAATTACCAGTGCCAGAAATTCTCAGTAAAATAGTTGCAATGACAGGCTTTATTGGCAGCGATCGAATTTGCACAGGTAGAGAACTTTTATTGGCAGTAAAACAGGATGTTAACTTGCTAAAAGAGATGCAAATCACTTTATCAAAACACTGTTTTATTCAGGAGTGGGTAAAGCAAAATAGCATTGTTTATCCAGAAGATAATTTAGAGTTTGACTTGGCTGAGTGGGAAAAAGTACATGAGATTGTTTGCGATCTAAAATGGTTGCAGTCGAATGGTTTAACTTTTTGTAGCTATAGGAAATTAATGCGCGATCGCCTAGCAATTGATTGGATAATTAACCAAGGCCCAGAATATTTTGGAATCAAGGGAAATTTAGAGCAATCTATTCAGGAAGAATTGCTAATTACCAACAGTAATTTATCTTATCTCTCTCAGGCAGAATTAACTGCTTTACGGTACAAAATATCGCAACGTTATTTCATTTTAGAATGGGCAACCCAAAACAATATTTTTCCCGATCGATCGCTAAAAACTCACCTACAAAAGAAAGAGCAAGAAAGTATATCTGCTAATAGCTTTAACAATTTTAATAAAATTAGATCGCAAACTATAGCATTTGAAGAGTGGATTGTCAACCAAGGCCCCAACTATTTTGGAATTAGTTGGAGTTTTTCTAATGCCTTATGCCAAGAATTACAAATTACTGGAAAAGCCGCACACTTACTCGAAAACAACTAA